A single genomic interval of Fibrobacter sp. UWB13 harbors:
- a CDS encoding rhodanese-like domain-containing protein has protein sequence MNKFLAISFCAMLLTTACNSSEEPKPQAVAKKVEAVQPAAAVVEQKVAPITTVDWQKAFEMHKAGAVLIDVRTPAEVAKGMAAPTAINIPLQEMPQRLSEFPKDKDLLIYCRSGKRSMAASKFLVENGYTRVFNVEGGILALPPQN, from the coding sequence ATGAATAAATTTTTGGCTATTTCTTTCTGTGCCATGTTACTTACGACGGCTTGCAATTCTTCTGAAGAACCGAAGCCGCAGGCTGTTGCTAAAAAGGTCGAGGCTGTCCAGCCGGCCGCAGCTGTTGTTGAACAGAAAGTAGCTCCGATTACGACTGTGGATTGGCAAAAGGCTTTTGAAATGCATAAGGCTGGTGCTGTCCTTATTGACGTGCGTACCCCGGCCGAAGTGGCAAAGGGCATGGCTGCTCCAACTGCAATTAATATTCCGCTTCAGGAAATGCCGCAGCGCTTGAGCGAATTCCCGAAGGACAAGGATTTGCTGATTTACTGCCGCAGTGGCAAACGCAGCATGGCCGCTTCCAAGTTCCTCGTTGAAAACGGTTACACCCGTGTGTTCAACGTCGAAGGTGGCATCCTCGCTCTCCCGCCGCAGAACTAA